The genome window CCTTGAGCCCATCCAACGGCCCGGTCAGGGCCGTTCGCGGCGGCACCAGATCCGGGCGGATCAGGTGGATTTTCGGTGGTGTCCGCGTTTCCTCGATCAGTTCGAACGCCTTGGTAATCATGCCCTCCACATCCTGGCGCATCATGATGACGGGGAAGGGGAGGAAGGACCCGAACGGATCATAGTCGTAGCAGCCGACGACCAGATCCGCGAAGGTTTCGTGCGGATGGGCCGACATGAAGCGCAGCAGCCCTTCGAAGTTGATCGAAGAGTTGATGAAGAGTGCGCGCGGCAGACGGCCAGCCTTCTCGAAAAACGTCTCGAAGGCAATTCGGGCCGTGTTGGGGGAATAGCCGGTCGGTTGAATCGACGCTTCCGGATCGGCTCCAAGAAGCGCGCGTTTGACTTCCCGGAAGCCGCGGATGCGTTCGCGGCTGGCGTGATCGTTTCGCCCGCCGAACAGGAAGAGTTCATCGGGGCTTAAGGGATCCTCGGGGGCAAAGTGATGGATGATCGCTTCCGTCAGGATGCGGCCGCCTTGGTAATTGTCGCTAATGACCGAATGGACCTTCGTGCCTGGAAGGTCGATGTTGATGTGTTTCAGCCCTGCGGCTTCGCAGACTTCGTGCACGCCGTCCGGGTCCGTCGCGCCG of Rhizobium sp. NXC24 contains these proteins:
- a CDS encoding LacI family DNA-binding transcriptional regulator, giving the protein MKKDSRKKATIYDLSVLSGISPSTVSAVLNGTWRKRRIKESTADLIRELAEKHQYTTNRQAQGLRRSRSGLVGLMLPVYDNRYFSSMAQTFEAHVRQRGQCPIVVSSSRDPQEERETAENLISYSIDELFICGATDPDGVHEVCEAAGLKHINIDLPGTKVHSVISDNYQGGRILTEAIIHHFAPEDPLSPDELFLFGGRNDHASRERIRGFREVKRALLGADPEASIQPTGYSPNTARIAFETFFEKAGRLPRALFINSSINFEGLLRFMSAHPHETFADLVVGCYDYDPFGSFLPFPVIMMRQDVEGMITKAFELIEETRTPPKIHLIRPDLVPPRTALTGPLDGLKDIV